One window of Brevibacillus choshinensis genomic DNA carries:
- the gatA gene encoding Asp-tRNA(Asn)/Glu-tRNA(Gln) amidotransferase subunit GatA, with amino-acid sequence MSLFDKRLSEIHSALRKKELSVTDLVQASIASIKEHDSEIKSVLHVDEEGALAHARQLDERLAKGGEEPGLLYGLPAGLKDNLITKDVRTTCASKFLANFDPAHDGTVSKKVKDADAVIVAKLNMDEFAMGGSNENSGFYPTKNPWNTEYVPGGSSGGSAAAMAARHFYFTLGSDTGGSIRQPAAFCGVVGLKPTYGRVSRFGLVAFASSLDQIGPVTKNVEDSAYVLQAIAGHDPYDSTSANVEVPDFLSALTGDVKGLRIGVPKELIGEGIDPEVRDAVLAALKQLESMGATWSEVSMPHTEYAVPAYYLLSSSEASSNLARFDGVRYGVRADNASNLIELYKESRSQGFGPEVKRRIMLGTYALSSGYYDAYYKKAQQVRTLIIQDYNNIFADFDVILHPTTPSTAFKIGENVDDPVKMYLEDICTVPVNLAGLPAISVPCGFSQKGLPIGLQIIGKAFDESTVLRVAHAYEQSVGYHQRKPEWVRG; translated from the coding sequence AATTGTCCGTGACGGATCTGGTGCAGGCTTCCATCGCCAGCATCAAGGAACACGACAGTGAAATCAAGTCCGTTCTGCACGTAGATGAAGAAGGAGCCCTTGCTCATGCCCGCCAATTGGACGAGCGTCTCGCCAAAGGAGGCGAGGAGCCAGGACTGCTATACGGCCTTCCAGCAGGCCTCAAGGACAACCTCATCACGAAGGACGTACGCACCACTTGCGCCAGTAAGTTTTTGGCCAACTTTGACCCTGCGCATGACGGAACCGTCTCCAAAAAGGTGAAGGATGCCGATGCGGTTATCGTAGCCAAGCTGAACATGGACGAGTTTGCCATGGGCGGTTCCAACGAAAACTCCGGCTTCTACCCAACAAAAAACCCGTGGAATACCGAGTACGTACCAGGTGGCTCCAGCGGTGGTTCGGCGGCAGCGATGGCTGCACGTCATTTTTACTTTACCCTCGGCTCTGACACAGGCGGCTCGATCCGTCAGCCAGCTGCTTTCTGCGGCGTGGTAGGTTTGAAACCGACTTATGGACGCGTATCCCGTTTTGGTCTGGTAGCTTTTGCTTCCTCCCTCGACCAGATCGGTCCTGTGACGAAAAACGTGGAAGACTCTGCTTACGTGCTACAAGCAATCGCAGGTCATGATCCGTATGACTCGACTTCCGCAAATGTAGAAGTCCCTGACTTCCTGTCTGCACTGACTGGAGATGTCAAAGGGCTTCGGATTGGTGTGCCGAAAGAATTGATCGGGGAAGGCATCGATCCAGAGGTACGCGATGCCGTACTGGCCGCGCTGAAACAGCTGGAGAGCATGGGAGCGACATGGAGCGAGGTTTCCATGCCGCATACCGAATATGCTGTACCTGCGTACTACCTGCTCTCTTCGTCGGAGGCTTCCTCCAACCTGGCTCGCTTTGACGGCGTGCGCTACGGCGTGCGTGCTGACAATGCATCCAACCTGATTGAGCTGTACAAAGAATCCCGCAGCCAAGGCTTCGGTCCAGAAGTAAAACGCCGGATCATGCTCGGTACCTATGCCCTGTCGTCTGGTTATTACGATGCTTACTACAAAAAGGCTCAACAAGTGCGTACCTTGATCATTCAGGACTACAACAACATTTTTGCCGACTTCGATGTGATTCTCCATCCGACGACGCCTTCCACGGCGTTCAAAATTGGAGAGAACGTGGACGATCCGGTCAAAATGTATTTGGAAGACATCTGCACCGTGCCGGTAAACCTGGCTGGCCTGCCAGCGATCAGCGTGCCGTGCGGCTTCTCCCAAAAAGGTCTGCCAATCGGTCTGCAGATCATCGGGAAAGCGTTTGATGAATCCACCGTATTGCGCGTGGCTCATGCCTATGAGCAGTCAGTTGGCTATCACCAGCGCAAGCCGGAATGGGTGAGGGGGTAA